One segment of Gammaproteobacteria bacterium DNA contains the following:
- the nuoF gene encoding NADH-quinone oxidoreductase subunit NuoF: protein MSIPLDQVCHNTLQFDQPWTFENYLKVGGYKAWRKILKDKIPPEQVVEEVKASGLRGRGGAGFPTGVKWSFMPRTPTGPSYVVCNSDESEPGTCKDRDILRFNPHAVVEGMAIGCYAMRAEVGYNYMRGEFSDEPYRRFEQALKEAYEQGLLGENILKSGVRVDIHSHLGAGAYICGEETALLDSLEGKKGWPRFKPPFPANFGVFGRPTTVNNTETFASVPSIMLNGAKWFAAFGKPNNSGTKIFSVTGHVDKPGNFEVPMGTPFRELLALAGGVWKGKRLKAVIPGGVSAPVLPADTMLACDMDFDSLRKAGSMLGSGAIVVMDEDTCMVRALEVISRFFYSESCGQCTPCREGTGWMHRVISRIEHGQGRPQDLDMVVDVSKHIEGHTICAFGDAAAWPVQGFIRHFRDEFQYHIDHGCCLVGPGAKRQAA from the coding sequence ATGAGCATTCCGCTGGATCAGGTCTGCCACAACACCCTGCAGTTCGATCAGCCGTGGACGTTCGAGAACTATCTCAAAGTGGGCGGCTACAAGGCGTGGCGGAAGATCCTCAAGGACAAGATTCCGCCCGAACAGGTGGTCGAAGAAGTGAAGGCTTCGGGCCTGCGCGGGCGCGGCGGCGCGGGATTTCCCACCGGCGTGAAATGGAGCTTCATGCCGCGCACGCCCACCGGTCCGTCCTACGTGGTGTGCAACTCCGACGAATCCGAACCCGGAACCTGCAAGGACCGCGACATCCTGCGGTTCAATCCGCATGCCGTGGTCGAAGGCATGGCGATCGGGTGCTACGCCATGCGCGCCGAGGTTGGATATAACTACATGCGCGGCGAATTTTCGGACGAGCCCTACCGGCGCTTCGAGCAGGCGCTCAAGGAAGCCTATGAGCAGGGATTGCTGGGCGAGAACATTCTGAAATCCGGCGTGCGCGTGGATATCCACTCGCACCTCGGTGCGGGCGCCTACATCTGCGGCGAGGAAACCGCGCTCCTGGATTCGCTTGAAGGCAAGAAAGGTTGGCCGCGGTTCAAGCCGCCGTTTCCCGCGAACTTCGGCGTGTTCGGTCGCCCGACCACGGTCAACAACACCGAGACCTTCGCTTCGGTGCCGAGCATCATGCTCAACGGCGCCAAATGGTTCGCCGCCTTCGGCAAGCCTAACAACAGCGGCACCAAGATTTTCTCGGTCACCGGCCACGTGGACAAACCCGGCAATTTCGAAGTGCCGATGGGGACGCCGTTCAGGGAATTACTCGCCCTGGCCGGCGGCGTGTGGAAGGGCAAGCGCCTGAAAGCCGTGATTCCGGGTGGGGTCTCGGCGCCGGTGTTGCCCGCCGACACCATGCTGGCCTGCGACATGGATTTCGACTCGCTGCGCAAGGCCGGCTCGATGCTCGGTTCGGGCGCGATCGTGGTCATGGATGAGGACACCTGCATGGTGCGCGCGCTGGAAGTGATTTCGCGTTTCTTTTACTCCGAATCCTGCGGGCAATGCACGCCCTGCCGCGAAGGCACCGGCTGGATGCACCGCGTGATCTCGCGCATCGAGCACGGCCAGGGCCGGCCGCAGGACCTCGACATGGTGGTGGACGTGTCCAAACACATCGAGGGCCATACGATTTGCGCTTTCGGCGATGCGGCGGCCTGGCCGGTACAGGGTTTCATCCGCCATTTCCGCGACGAATTCCAATACCACATTGACCACGGCTGCTGCCTGGTCGGCCCCGGCGCCAAACGCCAGGCCGCCTGA
- a CDS encoding NADH-quinone oxidoreductase subunit C: MSMATDKLAGALEARFGKKLTQVPSSVDQLTCELPAADVRDICRALRDEEPFQFEQLMDVCGVDYLGYGEDEWLTQHATATGFARGANRRTWDIEARKTPRFAVVYHLLSIRHNQRLRLRAYCPDDPPMMDSVTDIWASANWFEREAFDFFGILFNGHPDLRRILTDYGFVGHPFRKDFPLSGNVEVRYDPEKKRVVYEPVVIDRRVLVPRVIRQDARYVPAFKDLPKDA; the protein is encoded by the coding sequence ATGAGCATGGCCACCGACAAACTCGCCGGCGCACTCGAAGCGCGCTTCGGGAAGAAGCTGACGCAGGTGCCGTCGAGCGTGGACCAGTTGACCTGCGAATTGCCCGCGGCCGATGTGCGCGATATCTGCCGGGCGTTGCGCGACGAGGAGCCGTTCCAGTTCGAACAGCTCATGGATGTATGCGGGGTGGATTACCTCGGTTACGGCGAGGATGAGTGGCTCACGCAGCACGCCACGGCCACCGGATTTGCACGCGGCGCCAACCGCCGGACCTGGGACATCGAGGCGCGCAAAACTCCGCGCTTTGCCGTAGTTTATCACCTGCTCTCGATCCGGCACAACCAGCGCCTGCGGCTGCGCGCCTATTGTCCGGACGACCCGCCCATGATGGACTCGGTCACCGACATCTGGGCTTCGGCCAACTGGTTCGAACGTGAAGCCTTCGACTTTTTCGGCATCCTGTTCAACGGGCATCCCGATCTGCGTCGCATTCTCACCGATTATGGTTTCGTGGGCCATCCGTTCCGCAAGGATTTCCCGCTTTCCGGCAATGTCGAAGTGCGCTATGACCCGGAGAAAAAGCGCGTGGTGTACGAGCCGGTGGTCATTGACCGCCGCGTGCTGGTGCCGCGCGTGATCCGGCAGGATGCGCGCTACGTGCCAGCGTTCAAGGATTTGCCGAAAGATGCCTGA
- the ndhC gene encoding NADH-quinone oxidoreductase subunit A gives MLQNYVPILLFLILGGLFGCVLVGAGFVASTLLRNRRPDSEKDSPYECGFEPFADSRAKFDVRYYLVAILFIIFDLEIAFLFPWAVTLHGMDLFGFYAMMIFLGILVVGFIYEWKKGALEWE, from the coding sequence ATGCTCCAGAATTACGTTCCCATCTTGCTGTTCCTGATCCTGGGCGGCCTTTTTGGCTGCGTGCTGGTGGGCGCCGGGTTCGTGGCCAGCACGTTGTTGCGCAATCGCCGCCCCGACAGCGAGAAAGACTCTCCTTACGAGTGCGGCTTCGAGCCTTTCGCGGACAGCCGCGCAAAATTCGACGTGCGCTACTACCTGGTCGCGATCCTGTTCATCATCTTCGATCTCGAAATCGCCTTCCTGTTTCCCTGGGCAGTGACGCTGCACGGCATGGACCTGTTCGGCTTCTACGCCATGATGATCTTCCTCGGCATTCTGGTGGTCGGCTTTATCTACGAGTGGAAGAAGGGAGCGCTGGAATGGGAGTAG
- a CDS encoding NADH-quinone oxidoreductase subunit B family protein yields the protein MGVGPRSEQGGFVTTSVDAVVNWARTGSLWPMTFGLACCAVEMMHAGAARYDLDRFGVIFRPSPRQSDVMIVAGTLVNKMAPPLRKVYDQMPEPRWVISMGSCANGGGYYHYSYAVVRGCDRIVPVDVYVPGCPPSAEQLLYGIIQLQKKIKRTNTIAR from the coding sequence ATGGGAGTAGGGCCGCGCAGCGAGCAGGGCGGTTTCGTCACCACCAGTGTGGATGCGGTGGTCAACTGGGCGCGCACCGGGTCGCTCTGGCCCATGACCTTCGGCCTGGCGTGCTGCGCCGTGGAAATGATGCACGCGGGCGCCGCGCGTTACGACCTGGACCGCTTTGGCGTGATCTTCCGTCCCAGTCCGCGCCAATCCGACGTGATGATCGTGGCCGGCACGCTGGTCAACAAGATGGCGCCGCCGCTGCGCAAGGTGTACGACCAGATGCCCGAGCCGCGCTGGGTGATTTCCATGGGCTCGTGCGCCAACGGCGGCGGCTACTATCACTATTCCTATGCGGTGGTGCGCGGTTGCGACCGCATCGTGCCGGTGGACGTGTACGTCCCCGGCTGCCCGCCGAGCGCCGAGCAGCTTCTGTACGGCATCATTCAGCTGCAGAAGAAGATCAAGCGCACCAACACGATTGCGCGTTAG
- the nuoG gene encoding NADH-quinone oxidoreductase subunit NuoG — MAEAFVNIEIDGKPIKAHKGEMIICAADREGIYIPRFCYHEKLSVAANCRMCLVEVEKAPKPLVACATPVAEGMKVLTRSQRALDAQRGTMEFLLINHPLDCPICDQGGECELQDLSMGYGRHIARFSERKRAVKDNDIGPLIQTFMTRCIYCTRCIRFLQEIGGIQELGDTGRGEHSLVGTYVARSVDSELSGNVIDICPVGALNSKPFKMHGRGWEMTQIEGVSPHDCVGSNLYGHVLRGKVMRVVSRANEAVNEAWISDRDRFSYTGIDSQERLLRPRIKQDGAWRETDWQTALTAAATALQSVRGDAAALASPNSTLEELYLLQKLVRALGIHSVDTRLRQADFRDDEFEPLFPWLGQSLEDLAQLDAVLVIGSNTRKEAPMLAHRLRMAAMRGNQAGSDSYTYQLMAHTEQMAGAHGAKVMFLNPREYEFLFPMAAYVNAGTRGMPANLAAILKAALQGGAAPTHLQDIVKAQKPTEIHKTIAAKLREDGRKSVLLGHLALQHPYYADLRALAAALAQATGAQLGYISEGANSAGAWLAGAVPHRLPGGKSAAIRGLDAKGMFAQPRRAYLLMGVEPELDCWDGAYAMAAFKSASAVVSVTPYVTERMLGYASVLLPAATFGETSGTFVNAEGRWQSFTGMVKPLGEARPAWKILRVLGNACQVDGFDYQSSEEVCDELKAQLREIKPDNSFRGSRIVSAQESTSPGLQSFAEVPLYAADMLVRRAGPLQQTRDADAAWLRLSPEDAERLKLVDGGQARVKYNGSAVSLPVKLDRSVQAGEVVWPAGIAVTAAFAPLTAAVTVEKG, encoded by the coding sequence ATGGCTGAAGCGTTCGTCAACATCGAGATTGATGGCAAGCCGATCAAGGCGCACAAGGGTGAGATGATCATCTGCGCCGCGGATCGCGAGGGTATTTACATCCCGCGCTTCTGCTATCACGAAAAACTTTCGGTAGCCGCGAACTGCCGCATGTGCCTGGTGGAAGTGGAGAAGGCGCCGAAGCCCCTGGTGGCCTGCGCCACGCCGGTAGCCGAGGGCATGAAGGTACTCACGCGCTCGCAGCGCGCCCTCGACGCGCAGCGCGGCACCATGGAGTTCCTGCTCATCAACCATCCGCTGGACTGCCCGATCTGCGACCAAGGCGGCGAGTGCGAATTGCAGGATCTCTCCATGGGCTACGGCCGCCACATCGCGCGGTTTTCCGAGCGCAAGCGCGCGGTCAAGGACAACGATATCGGCCCGCTCATCCAGACATTCATGACGCGCTGCATTTACTGCACGCGCTGCATCCGCTTTCTGCAGGAAATCGGCGGCATCCAGGAACTCGGCGATACCGGGCGCGGCGAGCACTCGCTGGTGGGCACCTACGTGGCGCGCAGCGTGGACAGCGAACTCTCCGGCAACGTGATTGACATCTGTCCGGTGGGCGCACTCAATTCCAAGCCCTTCAAGATGCACGGCCGTGGTTGGGAGATGACCCAGATCGAGGGCGTCTCGCCGCACGATTGCGTAGGCTCGAATCTTTACGGTCACGTGCTGCGCGGCAAGGTCATGCGCGTGGTGTCGCGGGCCAACGAAGCGGTGAACGAGGCCTGGATATCCGATCGCGACCGTTTCAGCTACACCGGGATTGATTCGCAGGAACGCCTGCTGCGCCCGCGGATCAAGCAGGACGGCGCGTGGCGCGAGACCGACTGGCAAACCGCGCTCACGGCTGCCGCGACGGCGCTGCAGTCGGTGCGCGGCGATGCCGCGGCGCTGGCCTCGCCGAATTCAACGCTCGAAGAGCTGTACCTGCTGCAGAAACTGGTACGCGCGCTCGGCATCCACAGTGTGGATACGCGCCTGCGGCAGGCGGACTTCCGCGACGACGAGTTCGAGCCGCTGTTCCCGTGGCTCGGTCAGTCGCTCGAAGACCTGGCGCAGCTCGATGCGGTGCTGGTGATCGGTTCCAATACGCGCAAGGAGGCGCCGATGCTGGCGCATCGCCTGCGCATGGCGGCGATGCGCGGCAACCAGGCGGGCAGTGACAGCTATACCTACCAGCTCATGGCGCACACCGAGCAGATGGCGGGCGCACACGGCGCCAAAGTCATGTTCCTCAATCCGCGCGAATATGAATTCCTGTTCCCGATGGCCGCGTATGTGAATGCCGGCACGCGCGGCATGCCGGCGAATCTCGCGGCCATACTGAAAGCTGCGTTGCAGGGCGGAGCGGCGCCCACGCATCTGCAGGATATTGTCAAGGCGCAAAAACCCACCGAGATACATAAAACGATTGCGGCCAAGCTGCGTGAGGATGGCCGCAAGTCCGTGCTGCTCGGACATCTGGCGCTGCAGCATCCGTACTATGCGGACCTGCGCGCACTGGCCGCGGCCCTGGCGCAGGCCACCGGTGCGCAGCTTGGTTACATCAGCGAGGGCGCCAACAGCGCGGGCGCCTGGCTCGCGGGCGCGGTGCCGCATCGTCTGCCGGGCGGGAAGAGTGCCGCGATCCGGGGCCTGGATGCCAAAGGCATGTTCGCCCAGCCGCGCCGCGCGTATCTGCTCATGGGCGTGGAGCCTGAACTCGATTGCTGGGACGGCGCGTACGCCATGGCTGCGTTCAAGTCGGCGAGCGCGGTCGTATCCGTCACGCCCTATGTGACCGAACGCATGCTGGGTTATGCCTCGGTGCTGCTGCCGGCCGCGACCTTCGGTGAAACCTCGGGCACTTTTGTGAATGCCGAAGGCCGCTGGCAGAGTTTCACCGGCATGGTCAAGCCGCTGGGTGAAGCGCGGCCGGCGTGGAAAATTCTGCGGGTGCTGGGCAATGCCTGCCAGGTGGATGGGTTCGACTATCAGTCGTCCGAAGAGGTGTGCGACGAACTCAAGGCGCAGCTCCGCGAGATCAAGCCGGACAACAGCTTTCGTGGCTCCCGGATCGTGAGCGCGCAGGAATCCACAAGTCCGGGCTTGCAAAGTTTCGCCGAGGTGCCGTTGTATGCGGCCGACATGCTGGTGCGCCGCGCCGGGCCGCTGCAGCAGACGCGGGATGCCGATGCTGCATGGTTGCGCCTGTCTCCCGAGGATGCCGAAAGGTTGAAACTCGTTGATGGCGGCCAAGCCAGGGTCAAATACAACGGCAGCGCAGTTTCACTGCCGGTGAAACTGGACAGAAGCGTGCAGGCGGGTGAAGTGGTCTGGCCCGCGGGCATCGCAGTCACCGCGGCGTTTGCGCCGCTCACCGCCGCCGTGACAGTGGAGAAGGGCTGA
- the nuoI gene encoding NADH-quinone oxidoreductase subunit NuoI, with protein sequence MHALVRWVRGLLLVELFEGLALTGRLFFAHKFTVRYPEEHTPKSPRYRGLHALRRYANGEERCIACKLCEAVCPALAITIDSEMREDGTRRTTRYDIDLFKCIYCGLCEEACPVDSIVLTAVTDFHFEKRGEQIYTKEMMLALGDNYEAQIAADRAADAPYR encoded by the coding sequence ATGCATGCGCTAGTGCGTTGGGTGCGGGGTTTGCTGCTGGTTGAGCTGTTCGAGGGCCTGGCCCTGACCGGTCGGCTGTTCTTCGCCCACAAGTTCACGGTGCGCTATCCCGAGGAGCACACGCCCAAATCTCCGCGCTACCGCGGCCTGCATGCGCTGCGCCGCTATGCGAACGGCGAGGAGCGCTGCATTGCCTGCAAGCTCTGCGAAGCAGTGTGCCCGGCGCTCGCCATCACCATTGATTCCGAGATGCGCGAGGACGGTACGCGCCGCACCACGCGCTACGACATTGATCTTTTCAAGTGCATCTATTGCGGCCTGTGCGAAGAGGCCTGCCCGGTGGATTCCATCGTGCTGACCGCGGTTACGGACTTTCATTTCGAGAAACGCGGTGAGCAGATCTATACCAAGGAGATGATGCTGGCCTTGGGTGACAACTACGAGGCCCAGATCGCGGCGGATCGCGCCGCGGATGCCCCTTACCGCTGA
- the nuoE gene encoding NADH-quinone oxidoreductase subunit NuoE produces the protein MTATAVKTAGLSKHVREATDEAVKKYPDGRLRSAVFVALREAQHENGGYLSVELMDAVAAYLKLQPIMVYEVASFYSNFETKPVGRHSIAVCTNISCMLRGADDIVAHIEKKLGVKTGESTSDGRCYLKREEECLAACAGAPMMMVDHKYYENLTPEKVDKILEGLK, from the coding sequence GTGACCGCCACCGCCGTGAAAACCGCGGGCCTGTCGAAGCACGTGCGTGAAGCGACTGACGAGGCCGTTAAGAAATACCCGGACGGCCGCCTGCGTTCCGCGGTATTCGTCGCCTTGCGCGAGGCGCAGCACGAGAACGGCGGCTATCTGAGCGTGGAGCTGATGGATGCGGTGGCCGCGTATCTCAAGCTCCAGCCCATCATGGTGTACGAGGTCGCGAGCTTCTACTCGAATTTCGAGACCAAGCCCGTGGGCCGGCACAGCATCGCGGTGTGCACCAATATATCCTGCATGTTGCGCGGTGCCGACGACATCGTGGCGCACATCGAAAAGAAGCTCGGCGTGAAAACCGGCGAGAGCACCTCCGACGGGCGCTGTTACCTGAAACGCGAAGAGGAGTGCCTGGCGGCTTGCGCCGGCGCGCCCATGATGATGGTGGATCACAAGTATTACGAGAATCTCACGCCGGAAAAGGTGGACAAGATCCTGGAGGGCCTGAAATGA
- the secG gene encoding preprotein translocase subunit SecG, protein MLYTILEIILVFVAVALIALILLQQGKGADAGAAFGSGSSGTVFGAGGSANFLSHATAILATAFFILALAMAYLSHHTTATPQSVVERAAQQQAATSQPAVQQPPIAKPSSGASGPPAAVTKPPAKPPGGR, encoded by the coding sequence ATGCTGTACACGATCCTTGAAATCATCCTGGTGTTCGTCGCGGTGGCCCTGATTGCATTGATTCTGCTGCAGCAGGGCAAGGGTGCGGATGCGGGCGCCGCGTTCGGCAGCGGTTCCTCCGGCACGGTATTCGGCGCGGGCGGCTCGGCCAATTTTCTCAGCCACGCCACGGCCATCCTGGCCACGGCGTTTTTCATCCTGGCTTTGGCCATGGCGTACCTGTCGCATCACACCACCGCGACGCCGCAAAGCGTCGTGGAGCGTGCCGCGCAGCAGCAGGCCGCAACTTCACAGCCGGCCGTACAGCAACCGCCGATAGCCAAGCCATCTTCGGGGGCTTCCGGGCCGCCCGCAGCCGTGACCAAGCCGCCGGCCAAACCTCCCGGCGGTCGATGA
- a CDS encoding type II toxin-antitoxin system RelE/ParE family toxin produces MAARLIWSNEALNDVSAIAEYISRDSSYHARRVTQEFFTIAEAVVEQPKLGRVVPELNDEHVRERFLYSYRLIYEIQGDRLHILAVIHGRRLLETLSNRFSGAPNTE; encoded by the coding sequence ATGGCTGCAAGACTGATTTGGTCGAACGAAGCGCTTAACGATGTTTCTGCCATTGCCGAATACATCAGTCGCGATTCCTCCTACCATGCCCGCCGGGTAACCCAAGAATTCTTCACGATTGCCGAAGCGGTTGTCGAGCAACCAAAGCTTGGACGCGTGGTGCCAGAACTGAACGATGAGCACGTGCGCGAACGATTTCTTTACAGTTACCGTCTTATCTACGAGATACAAGGCGACAGGCTGCATATCCTTGCCGTGATTCATGGGCGACGTTTATTGGAAACGCTTAGTAATCGCTTCAGCGGAGCGCCAAACACAGAATAG
- the tpiA gene encoding triose-phosphate isomerase, producing the protein MRKRLIAGNWKMHGTREGARSLAGAVVQGVAKDVRANVVLCPPYVHLAEVAVVLHGTAVGLGAQDVCDVASDGAYTGEISAGMLRDCGCQYVIVGHSERRTFYNESDELVARKFAAALTAGLIPIVCVGETLAERERGETHVVVLRQLEAVLATSGIAAFAKAVVAYEPVWAIGTGKMATPTEAQEVHALIRARIARDDAKIATDLRVIYGGSVKSSNAGDLFHMPDIDGALAGGASLEAPEFVAICRAAT; encoded by the coding sequence ATGCGCAAACGACTGATAGCCGGCAACTGGAAGATGCATGGCACGCGCGAGGGCGCCCGCAGCCTGGCCGGGGCGGTCGTTCAGGGCGTGGCAAAAGATGTGCGAGCGAACGTGGTGCTATGTCCGCCCTACGTACACTTGGCCGAGGTTGCGGTGGTCCTGCACGGAACTGCGGTGGGCCTCGGCGCGCAGGATGTCTGTGACGTTGCGTCCGACGGCGCCTACACCGGCGAGATTTCGGCCGGGATGCTGCGCGACTGCGGTTGCCAATACGTGATTGTCGGCCATTCCGAACGGCGTACCTTTTATAACGAGAGCGACGAGCTGGTGGCGCGCAAGTTTGCGGCGGCGCTGACGGCCGGGCTCATACCTATCGTGTGTGTGGGCGAAACGCTCGCGGAACGTGAGCGGGGTGAGACTCATGTCGTGGTGTTGCGCCAGCTCGAGGCGGTGCTTGCCACCTCCGGCATTGCCGCGTTTGCCAAGGCGGTGGTGGCCTACGAACCGGTGTGGGCCATCGGCACGGGCAAGATGGCAACGCCGACCGAAGCCCAGGAGGTGCACGCGCTGATCCGGGCAAGAATCGCGCGGGATGATGCTAAAATAGCCACGGATTTACGCGTGATCTATGGCGGCAGCGTCAAGTCGTCCAACGCCGGCGACCTGTTCCACATGCCTGACATTGACGGCGCCCTGGCCGGTGGGGCCTCTCTGGAAGCACCCGAGTTTGTGGCGATCTGCCGGGCGGCAACTTGA
- a CDS encoding NADH-quinone oxidoreductase subunit D: protein MPEIRNYTMNFGPQHPSAHGVLRLILEMDGEVVTKADPHIGLLHRATEKLMESKIYHQSIGYMDRLDYVSMMCNEHAYVLAIEKLMGIEPPVRAQYIRTLYDELTRITNHLLWLGSHAMDIGALTVFLYCFREREDIMDMYEAVSGARMHAFYYRPGGVYRDLPDYMPQYQKSRFRSQGDMRRMNRPREGSLLDFIEDFTRRFPKLVDEYETLLTDNRIWKQRTVGIGVVSPERALQLGFSGPMLRGSGIEWDLRRKQPYAVYDRMDFDIPVGVNGDCYDRYLVRIEEMRQSNRIVQQCIQWLRANPGPVWLEDHKVTPPLREEMKSDMESLIHHFKYMTEGYCVPEGEAYVAIEHPKGEFGIYMISDGANKPFRVKIRAAGFAHLAALDEMVRGHMLQDLVAIIGTQDLVFGEVDR from the coding sequence ATGCCTGAGATCCGCAACTACACCATGAACTTCGGACCGCAGCATCCGTCCGCGCACGGCGTGCTGCGCCTGATCCTGGAGATGGACGGCGAAGTGGTCACCAAGGCGGACCCGCACATCGGGCTGTTGCACCGCGCCACCGAAAAACTCATGGAAAGCAAGATCTACCACCAGAGCATCGGCTATATGGACCGGCTGGATTACGTGTCCATGATGTGCAACGAGCACGCCTACGTGCTCGCCATCGAGAAGCTCATGGGCATCGAGCCGCCGGTGCGCGCGCAATACATCCGCACCCTGTACGACGAACTGACGCGCATCACCAATCACCTGCTGTGGCTGGGATCGCACGCCATGGATATCGGCGCGCTCACGGTGTTCCTGTATTGCTTCCGTGAGCGCGAAGACATCATGGACATGTACGAGGCGGTGTCGGGGGCGCGCATGCATGCCTTTTACTACCGCCCCGGTGGCGTGTATCGCGATCTCCCCGATTACATGCCGCAATACCAGAAGTCGCGCTTCCGCAGCCAGGGGGACATGCGCCGCATGAACCGGCCACGCGAGGGCTCGCTGCTGGATTTCATCGAGGACTTCACGCGGCGCTTTCCCAAACTGGTGGACGAGTACGAGACGCTGCTCACCGACAACCGCATCTGGAAGCAGCGCACCGTCGGCATCGGCGTGGTCTCACCGGAGCGCGCGCTGCAGCTCGGATTTTCCGGACCGATGCTGCGCGGCTCGGGCATCGAGTGGGATTTGCGCCGGAAGCAGCCCTACGCGGTTTACGACCGGATGGATTTCGACATCCCCGTGGGCGTGAACGGCGATTGCTACGACCGTTATCTGGTGCGTATCGAGGAAATGCGCCAGTCGAACCGCATCGTGCAACAGTGCATCCAGTGGCTGCGGGCCAACCCCGGACCCGTGTGGCTGGAGGATCACAAGGTCACGCCGCCGCTGCGCGAAGAGATGAAATCCGACATGGAATCCCTGATCCACCACTTCAAGTACATGACCGAAGGCTACTGCGTGCCGGAAGGCGAGGCGTATGTAGCCATCGAGCACCCCAAAGGCGAATTCGGCATCTACATGATTTCCGACGGCGCCAACAAACCGTTCCGCGTGAAAATCCGCGCCGCCGGGTTTGCGCATCTTGCGGCGCTGGACGAGATGGTGCGTGGCCACATGCTGCAGGATCTGGTGGCCATCATCGGCACCCAGGATCTGGTGTTCGGCGAGGTGGACCGGTGA
- the nuoH gene encoding NADH-quinone oxidoreductase subunit NuoH, with translation MGTLHSLVSYWNSLPPDLQLTIRSIVFIIILIICLVLAVAYMTYAERRVIGFMQVRMGPNRVGPWGLLQPFADVFKLVFKEVVLPTNANRFLFLVAPVISITTALVAWAVIPFSNGVILSNANAGLLYLLAVSSFGVYGIILSGWASNSRYAFLGAMRSAAQMVAYEIAMGFALVGVLLAGRSLNLNEIVLGQSGNIGHWYAWPLLPLFFVYFISGVAETNRLPFDVAEGESEIVAGFHVEYSGTAFAAFFLAEYANMILVSALATVMFCGGWLSPFQGWQALAASPLGFLTATSFIWFALKVCFFLYCFLWFRATFPRYRYDQIMRLGWKVFIPITIVWLVLESIAVVFKVPPWFA, from the coding sequence ATGGGCACGCTGCACAGCCTGGTGAGTTACTGGAATTCGCTGCCGCCCGACCTGCAGCTCACCATCCGTTCGATCGTGTTCATCATCATCCTCATCATCTGCCTGGTGCTGGCGGTGGCGTACATGACGTACGCCGAGCGGCGCGTCATCGGCTTCATGCAGGTGCGCATGGGACCCAACCGCGTGGGCCCATGGGGGCTGCTGCAGCCGTTCGCCGACGTCTTCAAGCTGGTGTTCAAGGAAGTGGTGCTGCCCACGAACGCCAACCGCTTTCTGTTTCTCGTGGCGCCGGTCATCTCCATCACCACCGCACTCGTGGCCTGGGCGGTGATTCCGTTCAGCAACGGCGTGATTTTGTCGAACGCCAACGCCGGGCTGCTGTATCTGCTGGCGGTGAGTTCCTTCGGCGTGTACGGCATCATCCTGTCGGGCTGGGCCTCGAACTCGCGTTACGCGTTTCTGGGCGCCATGCGTTCGGCCGCGCAGATGGTGGCCTACGAGATCGCCATGGGTTTCGCGCTCGTGGGCGTGCTGCTCGCCGGCCGCAGCCTGAATCTAAACGAAATCGTGCTGGGCCAGAGCGGCAACATCGGGCACTGGTATGCCTGGCCGCTGCTGCCGCTGTTCTTCGTGTATTTCATCTCGGGCGTGGCCGAAACCAACCGCCTGCCGTTCGACGTGGCCGAGGGCGAGTCCGAGATCGTGGCCGGATTTCACGTGGAGTATTCCGGCACCGCGTTCGCGGCGTTTTTTCTTGCCGAATACGCCAACATGATCCTGGTGTCGGCGCTCGCCACCGTGATGTTTTGCGGCGGCTGGCTGTCACCGTTTCAGGGCTGGCAGGCGCTGGCCGCGAGCCCGCTCGGATTCCTCACCGCCACGAGCTTCATCTGGTTCGCACTCAAGGTGTGTTTCTTTCTGTACTGCTTCCTGTGGTTCCGGGCCACGTTCCCGCGCTACCGCTATGACCAGATCATGCGGCTCGGCTGGAAGGTGTTCATACCGATCACCATCGTGTGGCTGGTGCTGGAAAGCATTGCCGTAGTGTTCAAGGTTCCACCGTGGTTTGCGTGA